ATGGAGGACGTGAGTGACCTCCGCCTGCTCCTCGCACTCCAGACCCCCACACCTATGACTCTGCACCAGTCACCTGCCGACAGGTCAACACGTCAGAGGGTTCCATTACTGTGATGTGCTCACCTGCTAACAGATGCAAATTGCCCTTACTGAAATGGAGTTACCTGTACACAGTGCAAACAGGTGCCTGATGACTCTGTTCACCTGTACAAGGTGCTAACAGGTGCTTAATGACTCTGTTCACCTGTACACAGTGCGAACAGGTGCTTGATGACTCTGTTCACCTGTACAGTGCGAACAGGTGCTTGATGACTCTGTTCACCTGTACACAGTGCGAACAGGTGCTTGATGACTCTGTTCACCTGTACACAGTGCGAACAGGTGCATGATGACTCTGTTCACCTGTACACAGTGCTAACAGGTGCATGATGACTCTGTTCACCTGTACATAGTGCGAACAGGTGCTTGATGAATCTGTTCACCTGTCGCAGGTGCGGAAGCAGCACACGGACCGCTGCGTCAGCTTCctggtggaggagctgaaggtAGTGGACCGGCAGCAGGCGCCCGACCATATTTTCTTCGTGTCGGCCAAAGAGGTGCTCAACTCCAGGATGCAGCGCGCCCAGGGGATGCCAGAGGCCGGTAGGGGCTCGGTCCGACAGGGGTCACTCGGGGGTCAGCCAGGGGTCACCTGGGAGTCACTTAGGGGTGACCCGGAGGTCAACCAAGGGTTCACCTAGAGGTCAGCCAGGGGTCAGTTAGAAGTCACTTAGGGGTGACCCAGCGGTTAGCCAGGGGTCACCTAGAGGTCGGCCAGGGGTCCGCCTGGGAGATCACCTAGAGGTCACCCAGGGGTTGGCCAGGGTTCACCCAAGGGTCAGCCAGAATGACTGGTCCACTGTGCGCTGAGATTCCCTCTGTGAGAGCTCAGCATTCCATCTGAGTTTAAATTAGATGGCAGCGTGACGCGTGTCTGAAATTAGAAGCCTGTCCGCTCCCCCACCTCCTGTACGGGCTTTGTCTTCTGCCAGGCTGTAAACGCACACAAGTCCTGCATGAATGTCCTGAATGTCCACAAATGCGTCAGAGTCTCTGCGTTTACCCATAACCACTGTCAGCCTGAGATGCCGTCTCTCCCTACAGTGTCTTCAAAGGACAATTAGCTTGTGAAGTTGGTGTCCTGCAGTGTGATTGGATCTAGCAAATTTTGGCCCCCATCTACAAGAAATTTGTCGGAAGTAATAACTGGTTTATTGGCCAATCAGATCCCAGGAGGTTGGCCAGAATTCTCTTGCATCATCAGGGTGTCAAAGTGGACAGACCCACAGTACTATAAGAGTGTGCGCCTGATAAATGAGGCTAGCTAGCCTATAGCTGACACCTGGCTTATACAGTATGTCATACTGTGTATTTTGTTGCGGTCAAagtttacctttacctttaaaGATGAGATGGGTTCAGGTGTGCTTCCCTAAGGTGACTGTCCTTGTTGCAGCTCTAAGGGTGTGAGGTATCAGGTGCTCTGTACCTTTAAAGATTTAAAGATGGGTTCAGGTGTGCTGTCTCCGGGTTGCAGGCGGTGCTTTAGCCGAAGGATTCCAGGAGAGACTGAAGGAGTTCCAGAGTTTTGAGAGAACGTTCGAGGCAAGTGTAGGGATTTTTTATCACTCTTTCCGCTGGTTTTCGTAACCtctcctgcttgttttctctcttaTCTTTCAAAAGGCTGAAACTAATCTAGTCATATGTTTCTATGGTATGatatatgatatgatatatTGTGATGATCCTATGGTATGGTGagtctgtggtatgtgtgtattgtggtTCTGTGGTACGGGTGTGTTGTGACGCATCTATGGTACGCTGTGCGGTGTTGATTCTAtggtatgtgtgtattgtggCTTTGTGGTATGGGTGTTGTGATGCGTCTATGATATGCTGTGCGGTGTTGATTCTGTGGTATGGTGTGCTGTGTTGATTCTATCGTATGGTGTGTTGTGGAGTTGATTCTATGGTATGTGTGTATTGCGGTGTTGATTCTATGGTATGTGTGCATTGTGGAGTTGATTCTATGGTTTGCGAGGTTGTGGTTCTGTGGTCTGTTGTGTTGTGATGCGTCTATGGTATGCTATGCTAGTTGATTCTAtggtatgtgtgtattgtggaGTTGATTCTATgatatgtgtgtgatgtggtgttgATTCTATGGTATGCATGCATTGTGGAGTTGATTCTATGGTATGTGTGCATTGTGGTTCTatggtgtggtgtgctgtgcgAGTTAGACCCTGCCAGTCTCTCAGACTCTCTCTGCCAGGCTAGTCCTCCCACGCTGTCCAGCTCAACGTGCACTTTTCAGCCAACCTTCGTCTTCATTGCTGAAGTCTAGATTCGCTCGGGCGAGGACATCCGGCTTTCCGTCTCCACCGTCCTTCTGTCACTCATTTCTGTTTCCTCCTGATTTGTGTTGCTCATGGTCTGTTTGGTTTTTCATTAACATCATAACAGATTAAATACagcatgtgtgtacagtattttatttcacagtatgttattattttttgaaagtgtGGTTTTTGTCACAGTTGCATAATTATAtggtaaaatatgaatgatGGTACCCAAGTCTGTATATCTAAGCAAGATGCTGATAAGCATTTAAACATCCAGCATCAAGCAAGCCAGAAACATACAGTAACTCTTTTGAAGTTTAGCTTATATTAtttatcagattttatttcGCTCATCGTATGATTTTGCCGAATGAGCGCGTTACCGTGAGACGGGGGAGAGGCGGGTGGGTGTGAGACACAGACCCTCTCCGCTGCTGGAGTGAGCCCGGGTCCCGCCGGGCGGTTTTTTTCGGTCGTGTCGTCGCTTGACCGCGCCGCACGGTCTCAGAAACacgtaccccccacccccccccccggttgaCCGCCCCGCTCGCTCTCAGTAACGCCCGCCCGACCTCGCAGGAGTGCATCTCGCAGTCGGCAGTGAAGACGAAGTTTGAGCAGCACACCATCAGAGCGCAGCAGATCGCCGAGACCGTCAAAGGCATCATGGACGCCATCGACATCGCCTCCGCTGAGAAGAGGTTGGTTTTACTGAACCTCCATTTTTCAACCGGTTcacctttttaaaagaatgtacGTATGTTTTTACCCAGTCATTTTAGTCTGTTGCAGCCAGATCTTTttcaattatttgaaataattgaCCAGACACCAGCAAAATTTCAGCAAATTGCTGCACATTAAAAAGTTCTcttcaccaatattcagaacaatattctttttttcccatttgtttgtgcatttttgatTAGCAACATGTTTCCTTAAATTCTTTTCAAATTGTTATCTGTATCTAGATTGAAGTATGTCAAAGACATATTAGACCCAGgtttgtatatttatgtgtgagtgtgtgtgtgtgtgtgtgtgtgtgtgtaagtagaCATAAAAGGATTTACAggataaaacataataaaaccaTACGCATATTAAAGCAGTAGGTGATGCGGTGGACGGGCCCTCTAAAGGCAGCGGTTTCTCAGCGTCTCCGGGCTCGCGCTCTGTCCTGCAGGGTGCATTccctggaggagagggagtaCCAGATGGACCGTTTGGAGTTTGTGCGTAATCAGCTTAACCTGCTGACTGAGGACATCAAGAAGAGGATCACATCTGTCACCAAGGAGGTGAAGGAAAAGGTAACAGCGGGGTGGGGGACAGCAGTGCTGGTTCTCACtgcaggagtgggggggggggtagaggtaACAGCGCTGGTTATATCTGcgaagcgagggggggggggggctaaaggTAACAGCAGAAGCGGGGAGGATGTAGCTTTCTCTTTTGATGGTGACTCTGATAAGTGCTCCTCTGTACTTCCTGTGCTCTGTATTTCCTGTCCTCTCCAGGTGTCGAACGCCATGGCGGACGATATCTGTCACCTGTCGGTGCTGGTCGACGAGTTCCACTCGGActtccacccctctccccaaGAGCTCAATCTCTACAAATCTGTGagtctcccgcccccccccccccccccacccccagtcttttttttcaaatcccaCCCCATTTCCAGGACTTCATTTTCATCAACTTCTATGGGCGGGGGGGATTTTTTAGTTTTCTGCAAAATGTCTTTCCACGGGTGCtgtttgtgtacgtgtttgtAAAAATGTCCACCGTGAGGTGCTGTGGGGCCGTTTGTGAATGGCGGGCACTGATTGACGGTCGTCCACAGGAGCTGCTGAGGCACATAGAGGAGGGGATGGGGAAGAACCTGGCCTTCCGCTGCTCCAGCGCCATCAACGCGTCCGTGCAGGCCTCCCAAAAAGACATGATGGGTACGCCGAGCGGCTGAGGTTAACCCTGGAACACAGGGCGGGGCTCCCAATGACCCCCTGAACCAGCAAACACACTTCCTCTCAGCCACACCTTGTTTAGAAACGTGTGGCCCAAACATATCTTACAGTTTCACGTTATGTCTGAGAAACTGTATGCAGTAACGTGCGTATGCAGCAGTGTATGGTGTagccagtgtgtgtgaatgcatgtggaGGGTGAATAAATATGTAGTgagtttttcttctgttttctttctatATTTGAAACACACCTCAAGACCGCTAATGACCcaatggggagggggtggggtcacaaccccccaaccccccaattATGACACAGACATAACAATCTGGGTCAGACTGTTTTGtggagaattttaaaaaataataattttaaaagttatcaacaaaaacattgactaGAGATATtaactttaataataatagtaactgataataactttttgaagttattccagttgagtgtgtttgtgctgtgttatCAGTGTGTGTAATATTACTGTCCAGTTGTGTGCAGAACTGTCTCCTGTGTTCTCTTTGCCAGATTGCGTGAagcctctgctgccccctgctgttcaGAGCCAGCTGCACATGCTCATTCCCTCCCGGAGGTTTGACCTCAGCTACGACCTCAACTGCGGCTCCCTGTGCTCGGACTTCCAGGAGAACATAGAATTCCAGTTCTCCCTGGGCTGGACCGCCCTGGTCAAGCGCTTCCTGGGGCCGGCGAACGCAAAGCAAGCTCTGATGCTCGTCAACCACAACCTGCAGGTGAACAACCGGGTTGAGCTGCTATAGCTactgaatgagctgtgctttaatcaatcagtcaatcaatcaatcaatcaatcaacctaCAGGTACACAACCGGGCTGAGCAGCCCTGCtatagctgctgaatgaggcgtgctttaatcaatcaatcaatcaatcaatcaacctaCAGGTACACAACCGGGTTGAGCTGCTATAGCTGCTGAATTAGGTGTGCtttaatcagtcaatcaatcaatcaatcaaccggGTTGAGCTGCtatagctgctgaatgaggtgtgctttaatcagtcaatcaatcaatcaatcaaccgggctgagcagccctgctctagctgctgaatgaggtgtgctgtgttaggactggagtgaaaacctacaggacggtagatatccaggaacagggctgggcagctcTGCTCTAGATTACCCGCTAGATGCCAAAACAGAAATTTATTACCCTTTTCAAATGGGTTCCTGATCCCCTCCAAAGTCTGTCTTTTGCATGCagtttattgtgttattgtaatACAGTGTTTTCCTAggaaagcaaattaaatttcagCCTGGCTTGTTattcagaggttgcaggttcgattccctggcgAGTCACAGCCGTTTATATTGATTCCTGCTGAATAccttaatgtaatgtaatctctgACAGGTTCCTCGTCCCGtgaccaccccccacaccccctcgaCCCCGGCAGGGCCACGCCCCCAAGGGAGCGTGGTCTCCCAGGAGGAGCTCATGCTGACCATGGCCTCTGGGCTGGCCTCTCTCACCTCCCGGACCTCCATGAGCATGGTCATCGTCGGAGGAGTGGTGGGTGTCTTCCTAAACTAACCCGGGTAGAATCAGGTCAACGTGGGTATCTCTGAACTAGCCCGGGTCGAAACAGGTCAACGTGGGTATGTCTGAACAAACCTGGGTCAAAACAGGTCAACGTGGGTATTCCTAAACTAACCCGGGTCAAAGCAGGTGAACATGAGAGTGAAGAGCTTGAGGGTTGCCAGTCCTGTTATCAGTGCTTGAGGTGGATTCCGTTTGACTTCAGTCAGTTAAGCAGAATTGAGTGAAATTCGGTCCCTGAATGCCTGAGATGTTGTTTGGGGATTCAGTGGGTGTGGGTTTACACGAGGGGGGCTCGGTGAGtgaattaaatttcatttcttgAGTTGAAATGGAGGTTTGACCCTAAACCTGGCAGCCgtagacactgacacagggagTAAGGGAATCGGACCATGAGGGGAGCACCCCCAAGCTgagcttctctcctctctcccccctccccctcccccggccgTCCCGGGACAGGTATGGCGTGGTGTCGGGTGGAGGCTCATCGCCCTGTCCATGAGCCTCTACGGCCTGGTCTACCTCTACGAGAAGCTGACCTGGACCACCAAGGCCAAGGAGCGGGCCTTCAAGCGGCAGTTTGTGGACTACGCCACCGAGAAGCTGCAGCCGATCGTCAGCTTCACCAGCGCAAACTGCAGCCACCAGGTCCAGCAGTGAGTGAAATCGAACCCGGGCCCGCCAGAACCGCCGGAACCGACCCACCCGTGCACACTGAAACCAGGACAGCCCATGTAGCGTCAGGGTTAGGGAACTGTGCCCGTAGCTAGGGTTTGCTGGTTCCACTCTCAGGTTAGATTACCATGTACTATTTCTTCATAAATTAACCTACCCCCTTTGCTCTTACACTTTTGTGCTAGACCCTCATTCTCAGCGTAGACTGCAAGtgcatcctaaagattttacctCGCTCAaatacaggagtgaaccagcgtgGTTTATAGAGCtgttagaaaaataaaactaaggtAATCGGTTGGAACGAAAAGCAGCACGCGGACCGGCTCCTCcgggaccggagttgtgcagcCGTGCTCCGGATGGAGGTTGACGGCTGGTCTTCGGGTTCGCAGGGAAATGGCCACCAACTTCGCCCAGCTGAGCCAGCAGGTGGACCAGACCCAGCGGGAACTGGAGGGCGAGATCAGCCGCCTCACTGCCAAAATCCCGTGGCTGGAGACGGTTCATGGCCGGTCCAAAAGCCTCAGGTCAGAACCGCTCCGCAGTGGGTCCACATCTTTTTTTTGGGCGACTGCACACTTTTCATGGCACACCCCTATCCCATTAACTACCAAAATTGTTACAATTTTATGACGTGTTGCTGTCTATTTTCTTCAATctataaatacattacattactgcagtTGAGCAGGacaggagttaaacctgcagacactgcggccctccaggactggagttaaacctgcagacactgcggccctccaggactggagttaaacctgcagacactgcggccctccaggactggagttaaacctgcagacactgcggccctccaggactggagttaaacctgcagacactgcggccctccaggactggagttaaacctgcagacactgtggccctccaggactggagttaaacctgcaggactTGCGTTTGTAAAGGTGCATTAATAACACAGGACCTTTTTTGTTCCCCCACAGACACAAGGCTACGGGGCTGCAGACGGAGTTGGATGGTTTCACCGCGGAGTATTTGCACCCTCCGCAGTGAGACTTCAGGTGTGGGGCTTCAGGTGTGGGGCTAGGAGATCCACTGGTCTCAGCCTTAGtcctctgtctctttgtgtgCCCGGAAGGGCAGGAAATGAAAGTTATCTGCTCATTACCATATTTTTACCCTGGGATTTCTCTCGcacagggatctcaaactccagtcctggagagctacagtgTCTTTTCAACTGACGACACGTTTTTAGGCCTTGAAAACCAGGTGAGTGGACTCTAGCTAATCAG
This is a stretch of genomic DNA from Anguilla rostrata isolate EN2019 chromosome 4, ASM1855537v3, whole genome shotgun sequence. It encodes these proteins:
- the LOC135252260 gene encoding mitofusin-1-like: MNTEKHFFHKVNERLSKPNIFILNNRWDASASEPEYMEDVRKQHTDRCVSFLVEELKVVDRQQAPDHIFFVSAKEVLNSRMQRAQGMPEAGGALAEGFQERLKEFQSFERTFEECISQSAVKTKFEQHTIRAQQIAETVKGIMDAIDIASAEKRVHSLEEREYQMDRLEFVRNQLNLLTEDIKKRITSVTKEVKEKVSNAMADDICHLSVLVDEFHSDFHPSPQELNLYKSELLRHIEEGMGKNLAFRCSSAINASVQASQKDMMDCVKPLLPPAVQSQLHMLIPSRRFDLSYDLNCGSLCSDFQENIEFQFSLGWTALVKRFLGPANAKQALMLVNHNLQVPRPVTTPHTPSTPAGPRPQGSVVSQEELMLTMASGLASLTSRTSMSMVIVGGVVWRGVGWRLIALSMSLYGLVYLYEKLTWTTKAKERAFKRQFVDYATEKLQPIVSFTSANCSHQVQQEMATNFAQLSQQVDQTQRELEGEISRLTAKIPWLETVHGRSKSLRHKATGLQTELDGFTAEYLHPPQ